Genomic segment of Streptomyces zhihengii:
TGAGCGGCCCGCGGACGCTGCGTGAATTCGCCGAGACCACCTGGGCGTTCGGCGAGCGGCCGTTCCTCGTCGCGGAGAGCGGGACCCTCACGTACGGGGAGTTCTTCGCCGCGGCGAGCGCCCTCGCGTGCCGGTTCACCGAGGAGTACGGCTTGGTGCCCGGCGACCGCGTCGCCATCGCCATGCGCAACCACCCCGAGTGGCAGATCGCCTTCTGGGCAGCCCAGTTGGCGGGGGTCGTCGCCGTCCCCCTCAACGCATGGTGGACCGAGCCGGAACTGACGTACGCGCTGGACGACTGCACGCCCCGGCTGCTGCTCGTCGACGGGGAGCGCCTGCCGCGGATGGACGCCTGGCGGCGGCGCAGGGGCGCGCGCTGCGTCGTCTTCCACGGCGACGGGCCGCGGGCCGAAGGGGTGGAGCGCTACGAGGACTTCCCGGCGCCCGATCCGTACGCCGCGCCGCCCGCCGTGGACGTCGCCCCCGAGGCGGACGCCACGATCATCTACACCTCCGGCACCACGGGCCGCCCCAAGGGCGCCGTCGCCACCCAGCTCGCGCAGGCCGGCGCCACCGTCCACCCGCGGTTCCACGCCACCGCCGCGGCCCTCGCGCGCGGCGCCGTCCCCGGGCAGGGCCCGAGCCCGGTCACCCTGATGACGTTCCCGTTCTTCCACGTCGCCGCGTTCACCACGCTCTACGCGATGATGGGCGTCGGCGGCACGCTCGTCCTGATGCGGCGCTGGGACGCCGAGCGGGCCCTCGCCCTCGTCGAGGAGCACCGGGTCACCCACTACTCCGGGGTGCCGGCCACCGCCCTCCAACTGCTCGACGCCGCCCGGCGGACGGGGGCGGGCCTGGAGACGCTGACCCATCTCAACACCGGCGGCGCCGCGCCCCCGCCGGACCTCGTGGGGCGGCTGACCGCCGCGTACGGACGGCGGATCGAACCGCGCAACGGCTACGGGCTCACCGAGACCAGCGGCGGGATGCTCGCCGCATCCGGCGACGGCTACCGCGCCGACCCCGGCGGCGTCGGCCGTCCCGCGCCCGCCGTGGAGACCCGTGTCGCCGGACCCTCGGGCGAGGCCCTGCCCGAGGGCGAGGTCGGCGAGCTGTGGATCCGTGGCCAGGGCGTCGTCCGCGGCTACTGGCGCGACCCGGCCGCGAGCGCCGCGGCGTTCCACGAGGGCTGGTTCAGGACCGGGGATCTGGCCACGGCCCGCGACGGGCGGATCAGCATCGTCGACCGGCTGACGGACATGATCGTCCGCGGCGGCGAGAACGTGTACTGCGTCGAGGTCGAGGCGGCCCTGCACGGGCACCCCGACGTCGACGACTGCGCGGTGCTGGGCATGCCGCATCCGGAGCTGGGCGAGGAGGTGGCGGCCGTGGTCCGGCTGCGACCGGGCGCCACGGCGGGTCCCGGGGACCTGCGCGAGCACGTCGGCGCGGTGCTCGCGGCGTTCAAGGTGCCGGCGCACGTGGTGCTGCGCGACGAGCCGCTGCCCCGCAACGCCACGGGCAAGATCCTCAAGCGGGAGCTGCGGGACGGTTTCGTGGCACAGCGCGTGGACGGCTGACCGGTTCAGGAGCGGGTGACCCGCACCCGGTAGGTGCCCTCGTCCTCGCCGACGACGAGGACGCGCACGCCGTTCTTCTTGTCGGTGAAGGTCTCGCCGGGCCGGAACGGCGCGTCGGACAGCTCGGCGTGGACGTTGGGGCTGCGGGTGCAGCCGCCGCTGTCGGGCTGGCTGTCCTCGACGGTCACCGGGCCCTGGCCGGTGTCCACGTTGCTGCGGACGTGGTAGATCAGCACGCCCGGCTCGCAGACGGCGTCGTCGTTGCCCTCACGGGTGCGCACCTCGATCGCGTAGCCGGCGTCCTCGCCCAGCGGCACGATCGCCATCTTGGAGCCGCCGGAGACGGCGAGCGGGGTGAGCGCGTACTCGGTGGTGCCCGGTGCGGCGGCGCAGCGGATCTGGTCGTTGTCCAGCCAGCCCAGCTTCCACTTGTGCCAGCCGAGCAGGTCGTTGTTGGCCCCCCAGTCCTCGGACATGATGTCCCAGTGGCCGACGGCGCCGCCGCCCTGCGCCGTGTAGAGGTCGGGCAGCCCGAAGACATGGCCGTTCTCGTGCGGCAGGACGCGGTAGCCGGTCTCCTCGTACGATCCGGAGCCGTCGTCCTGGCGGCTGTACACGAAGGACGTGTTGGCCAGCGGCACCCCGTCCGCGTGCGGCGCCTCGTCGTTGCCGGAGAAGGTCACGGAGAGCACGGTGTCCAGCGCGGAGGGGCCGGCGTTCGGGGTGACGATCACGTTGACGAGGTCGTACGCACTGAAATCGACCTCGGCGTCGGCGACCTCGACCAGGTCCTCGACGAGTGCCCGGTAGCCGGGCTCGTAGGGGGAGCCGCGGTCGAGGCCGTACTCCGCGAACGGCTTCGGCATCCGCAGCCAGTCGCCGACCGGGGCGTGGGGGCGATAGGCGAGCCGGCCGTACGAACTGGTCCTGAACCACTCCGAGGTCTGCGGGAAGAACTCGGCGAGCCGGTCCAGCGCCGCGCCCTCGCCCTCCGCGTCGGAGAAGTCGATCATCAGGTTGAGGGCGCTGACCTCGCCGGTCGAGCGGGTGTACCCGGCGGGGGTGGGGAGGCCCTCCGACATCTGCACGCCCAGGACCGAGGCGATGCGGCACGGGCCGAGCCCGGTGGTGTCCGGAGCGGCGACCGGGCCCGCCGACGCCCGGGTGGAGACGGGGAGCGTCGCGCTCGCCGTGGTGAGCCCCGCGAGCGCGAGCGCGGCGAGGGCGGCGAGGGGGCCGAGGCGGGACCGGCGGCCGTTCCGGCTGCGTATCCGGTGGCGGGGCTGCTGCATGCGTTCGCCTTCGGGGCCGCGGCAGCAGGCCGGACCCTGGCTGCGCTCTGTCGATCAGCCTCAGTCGGGCGGGTGCGCGGCGCGCGCCGGGTGGTCCGATCGGGGAGTCTTCGGGGCGCGGGGGATTGAGAAGCGCGAGAGTGACGCAGGTCACATCGAGCTCGGGAAATAACCGGGGATCGTTTCCCCGTTTGCACCCCTGTCCCCCGCGAAACGGGGATGGGCTCCCCGCTTACGGGGCGGCCCCGCACACGCACCCGGCGCACCCGCCGGAGTACGACCGGAAGGATGTGGAGCCGTGGGTACCGCCGCCACCGAGACGCCCCGCGTACCGCGACCGAGGGCCGACGCCCTGCGGAACCGTGAGCGGATCGTGTCGGCCGCGCGCGAGATGTTCGTCGAGTTCGGACCGGAGGTCCCGCTGGACGAGATCGCACGCCGCGCCGGCGTCGGCAACGCCACGCTCTACCGTCACTTCCCCGACCGGCAGGTCCTCGTCCGCGAGGTCGTCGTCTCCGTGATGTCCCGGACCACCGAACAGGCGGAGCGGATGACGGCCGAGGAGGCCGACCCGTTCACCGCCCTGCGGCGGTTCGTGCACATCGCGGCGGACGAGCGCGTCGGCGCGCTGTGCCCGATGCTCTCGGGCGACTTCGACGCCGACCACCCGGATCTCCACACCGGCCGCGAACGCCTCGACCAGGCGGTGCTGAGCCTCGTGGAGCGCGCGCAGTCGGCGGGCCGGATGCGCGCCGACGTGGCCGTCGGAGACCTGATGGTCGCCCTCTCCCAGCTCACCCGGCCGCTGCCGGGCACGGGCTGCCTGAGCATGGACCGATTCGTCCACCGCCATCTCCAGCTGTTCCTGGACGGACTCGAGGCGCCCGCGCGCTCCGAGCTGCCGGGCGCGGCCGCGACCCTCGAAGACCTGCGGAGCACCGCCATGACGGAGACGGAGCGCGGCTGACGCCTCGGCGGCACCGACCGCTCCCGCCGGACCGCACCCCACCCGGGCGCCCGTCCCGGCCCCTTCACCTCACCCCGCCCCGGGGCGTCCCGACGCCGTGACGCCCACCCGGCGGACTTGTTCACCGACCTTCCGCCGCGCCCTCGCGCGACCCTTTTCCGTACAGAGGTGGCCAGACCCATGCCGAAAACTCCTGACATATCACTGCCTGATCCGAGTCGCTGGAAGGCCCTGGTCTTCATCGCCCTCGCCCAGCTGATGGTCGTGCTCGACGCGACGATCGTGAACATCGCGCTGCCGACCGCCCAGCAGGACCTGGGGATCTCCGACGGGAACCGGCAGTGGGTCATCACCGCCTACGCCCTGGCCTTCGGCGGTCTGCTGCTCTTCGGCGGACGCATCGCCGACCTGTGGGGACGCAAGCGGACCTTCGTGGTCGGCCTGATCGGCTTCGCCGCCGCGTCCGCGCTCGGCGGAGCGGCCACCGGTGAGGCGATGATGCTCGGCGCCCGCGCACTCCAGGGCGCCTTCGGCGCGCTGCTCGCGCCCGCCGCGCTCTCCCTGCTCGCCGTGATGTTCACCGATGCCAAGGAGCGCGCCAAGGCGTTCGGCATCTACGGCGCGATCGCCGGTGGCGGCGGCGCCGTGGGCCTGATCCTCGGCGGCTTCCTCACCGAGTACCTGAACTGGCGCTGGACCTTCTTCGTCAACATCCCGTTCGCGATCGTCGCCGCCGTCGGCGCGTACTTCGTCATCCGGGAGCCCGCGGGCACCCGCAACCGGGCCTCGCTCGACATCCCCGGCGTCGTGCTGTCCACGCTGGGTCTGGTCGCGCTGGTCTACGGCTTCACCCGGGCCGAGTCGGCCGGCTGGTCCGACTCGCTGACGGTCGGCATGTTCGTGGCCTCGGCCGTGCTGCTGCTCGCCTTCGTCGTCACCGAGGCCAAGGTGGCCGCCCCGCTGCTGCCGCTGCGCGTCCTGACCGAGCGCAACCGCGGCGGTGTCTACCTCTCGCTGGGCCTCGCCGTCATCGCGATGTTCGGGCTGTTCCTCTTCCTGACCTTCTACCTCCAGGTCGTGAAGGAGTACTCGCCCGTGATGACGGGCTTCGCCTTCCTGCCGATGATCGTCGGCATGATCACGGGCTCCACCCAGATCGGCGCCCGGCTGATGACCCGTGTGCCGCCCCGGCTGCTGATGGCTCCGGGCTTCCTGCTCGCCGCCCTCGGCATGCTGCTCCTCACCCAGCTCGACGTGAACAGCTCCTACGCGGGCCTGATCCTGCCCGCGCAGCTCATGCTGGGCCTCGGCATGGGTACGGCGTTCATGCCGGCGATGTCGCTGGCCACGCACGGGGTGGACCCGGCCGACGCCGGAGTCGCGTCCGCCATGGTCAACACCTCGCAGCAGGTGGGCGGCGCCATCGGCACCGCGCTGCTGAACACCATCGCCGCGTCCGCCACCACCTCGTACATCGCCTCGCACGCCGCGGGCGCGAGCGACCCGAGGGTCCTGGAGCTCCAGGGCATGGTGCACGGCTTCTCGTCCGCGATCTGGTGGGCCGTCGGCATCCTGGCCGCCTCCGCCGTGATCGCCGCGACCTTCGTCAACACCGGCCGTCCGGGCGGCGGTTCGCCCGTCGCCGGCTCCGGTGCCGGTGAGGGCGCCGAGGACGAGGTCCGGATCCCGGTCGTCGCCCACTGAGGCGCGCCGGGGCCGCGGAAGGCCGCGGACCACGCCAGGGGCCCCGCACGGTGCAGACCGTGCGGGGCCCCTGGCGTCGAGGTGCGGCGCATTCCGGGGGTGCATCGCGGTTCGGCGAGGGCCGGCGAGCTGTGTCGCGGTGCCCTGCGGTGCGGTGTGGACTGTCGCGGTGCCCTGCGGTGCGGTGTGGACTGTCGCGGTGGGTGAGGCGAGGTGGGGTGCAGTCCGGCGAGGTGCCGGCGCGGTCCGTCAGCGCAGCCAGGGGAGGTCCGCGCCGGTGTCCTGGGGCTGGAGGGCCTCCGCCATCACCTGCATGATGTCGCCGAGCTGCCGGACCTGTTCGGGCGAGAGGCGGTCGAAGATCGCCTGGCGCACGGCCTCCACGTGTCCCGGCGCGGTCCGCCTGAGGACCTCGAAGCCCTCGTCGGTGAGGACCGCGTTCTGTCCCCGCCGGTCGGAGGGGCAGTCCTCGCGGCGCACCCAGCCGTTCTTCTCCAGGCGGGCGACCGCGTGCGAGAGGCGGGAGCGGGTGATCTTCGCGTCGATGGCGAGCTCGGTCATCCGGCGCCGGCGGTGCGGTGCCTGGGAGAGCTGCACCAGCAGGCCGTAGTAGACGTGCGGCATGCCCGCGTCCCGCTGCAGCTGGCGGTCGAGATGGTCCTCCAGGAGAGTGGTGGCGTGCAGGTAGGAGCGCCATACGCGCTGCTCGTCCGCGGTCAGCCAGCGCGGCTCGTCGCCGCTGCCGCCGATGGATGCCGTGTTCATGCGTCCCACTGTACGACCCCATCCTTGAATGTTGAACTAAATGGGTCTAGAGTGATTTTGAGCTTGAAAGTTCAAGTAGATTGGGAGCAGGAGCCGTCATGAATGCCACCCCCGCCGCGGAGCGCATGCCCGCCCTCTACCTCTCCCACGGCGCCCCGCCCCTCGCGGACGACCCCGTGTGGCCCGGCCAGCTCGCCGCCTGGTCGGCCGGCCTGCCCCGCCCCACCGCGATCCTGGTCGTCTCGGCGCACTGGGAGGAGGCCCCGCTCGCCCTCGGCGCCACCGAGACCGTCCCCCTGGTCTACGACTTCTGGGGCTTCCCCGAGCACTACTACCGGGTCCGCTACGAGGCCCCCGGCGCGCCCGCCCTCGCCGACTCCGTCCGCAAGATGCTGCGCCGCGCCGGCACCCCTGTGCAGGACGTGCCCGAGCGCGGCCTCGACCACGGCGCCTACGTGCCCCTCGTCGAGATGTACCCGGACGCCGGCATCCCGGTGCTCCAGATCTCCATGCCGACGCTCGACCCGGTCGAGCTCCTCGATATCGGCCGCCGCCTCGCCCCGCTGCGGGACGAGGGCGTGCTGATCGTCGGCAGCGGCTTCTTCACCCACAACCTCGCCGCCCTGCGGCACGGCGGGACGCCCGGCTGGTCCAGCGAGTTCGACGACTGGGGCCGCGAGGCCCTCGCCCACGCCGATGTGGACGCGCTGCTCGACTTCGAGAACAAGGCCCCGGCCGGCCGCCTCGCCCACCCCCGCACCGAGCACTTCGCCCCCCTCTTCGTGACCCTCGGTGCCTCGGAGGGCGAGCTGGGGACGGGGCGCAGCGTGATCGACGGCTTCTGGATGGGTCTGGCCAAGCGGTCCGTGCAGTTCGGCTGAGACGCGGCGCGGGACCGGAGGCCGGCGATACCGGTGAGGCCGGGGCGATGCCCGGAAAACGGCCGGGCATCGTCCGTGGACGAAGGGGAACCCTCCTGAGCAACCAGGAGGCGGCGGGGGCCGTCTTCCGGGGTGGGAGATCGACCGCGGACGGCGCTGTCCGGGGTGGATGCCGCGGTGCCGTACGTGACGGCCGTCTCACGCGCCCACCGGTCACCGGTGGACGCGAGGTCGTCGGATCACCCTCCGTGCCCGCTCTGACCTGCGCTTCGGTGGGAGGTCCGGTCGTCCCGTCTGCCCTGGTGGCCGGGCAGGGTACTGCATGATCACGGAAATCGATGCACCGCATGGGAATTCTGTCCGGATTCCAGTCGTTGTTTCCATCGGATGCAGGGCACCCGAAAGGGTGTCGCGACCTACTTTGCAAGGGAGCTCGCATGGCAACCCGTGCCGTCGCCCGTCGTCAGGCCGAGTCCGGAGGGACCGACAGGGCGGGCAGCGTTCGCGCCGTGGGCGGAGAGATCGCCGACCGCGACCTGGTCGGCATGTATCTCGACGAGATCGCGCGGACGCCACTGCTCGACGCCGCCAAGGAGGTCGAGCTTTCCCAGACCATCGAGGCGGGCGTCTACGCCCGTCAGATCCTGGACGGGGACGTGGAGAGCGAGGCCCAGGGGGCCACGCGTGAGGAGCTCGAGGCGCTCGCCGAGGCCGGTGAGCGCGCCAAGGACATCTTCATCCGCTCCAACCTGCGCCTCGTCGTCGCCGTGGCCCGGCGCTACCCGCGCAGCGGCCTGCCGCTCCTCGACCTGATCCAGGAGGGGAACGCGGGCCTGGTGCGCGCCGTCGAGAAGTTCGACTACGCGAAGGGCTTCAAGTTCTCGACCTACGCCACGTGGTGGATCCGCCAGGCGATCACCCGGTCCATAGCCGACCAGTCCCGCACCATCCGGCTCCCCGTCCACCTGGTGGAGGAGCTGGGCCGGATCCGCCGCGTCCAGCGCGAGTTCAACCGAGAGCACGGCAGGGACCCGGAGGCCGCCGAGGTGGCGGAGGAGCTGGGCTCCACCCCCGAGCGCGTCGTCGACGTGCTCGACTGGGCCCGTGACCCGGTCAGCCTGAACATGGGCGTGGACGACGCGGGCGAGACCCAGTTCGGCGACCTGCTGGAGGACACCTCGGCGGTCTCGCCCGAGCAGTCGGTGCTCACGCTGCTGCGCAGCGAGGAGCTCGACGGCCTGATCGGCAAGCTGGACAACCGCACCGCCTCGATCATCCGGATGCGCTACGGCATCGAGGACGGCCGGGAGCGCACGCTCACCGAGGTCGGCAAGGAGCACGGGCTGACCCGGGAGCGGATCCGCCAGATCGAGAAGCACGCGCTGCTGGAGCTGAAGAAGATGGCGCGCGACACGGGCTTCGACGCGGCGGCCTGATCTCCGGCCGCGCACGCCGGCCCGGCCCTGGCCGCGCCTGCCCCCCGGCAGGCGCCGACCACGACCGGGCGCCCGGTACGGCACCCGCCGGACCGGGCGCCGCCGTGTGCCGGGGCGCCGGCCCGACACCTGCCCGGCGGCGGCCTGCCCGCCGCGCGCACCGGACGGCACGCCCGGCCGGGCCCGGTGTTTGCGGACCGTCGTGAGCATCAGGCGAGTCACCCGGCCGGGCCCGGTGCCTGCCCGGACCGCCGCGCGTCTCAGGCGGTCGCCCGGCCGAGCCTGGTCGCCAGGCCCGCCATGTGCTCCCGCAGCGCGGGCGGCCCGTGCACGGTGAACTCGCAGTCCACCAGCGCCAGCCGCAGCGCCAGCCACTCCACCGAGTCCGCCGACCGGGTGCGCAGCCGGCAGGCGTTCTCGCCCGCGGGCACCGGCGCCCCGAGATGCTCGGGCAGCCGCGCCGCCACCTGCGGCGCCGGCGCGCGGAACGTCACGTCGATCTCGTGCTCCGGCTGCTGGCGCGACATGGTGTGACCGAGCAGCTCGGCCGCGTCGCCGACCGGAGCCGGCCGCGGGGTGAAGCGCGCCCCCGTCGCGAACGGCTCCGTCACCCGGTCCACCCGGAAGGTGCGCCAGTCCTCGCGCTGGAGGTCGAACGCGACCAGGTACCAGCGCCGCCCCGTGGAGACCAGCCGGTACGGCTCGACCAGCCGCTTGGTCTCGGCCCCGTCACCCGCCCGGTACGCGAAGCGCAGCCGCTCCTGGCCGGTGACCGTGCCCGCGATGGCCGTCAGGATGTGGGGGTCGATCGACGCGCCGTCGCCGCGGGCCAGCGGGAGCGTCGCCGCCTGGAGGGTGGCCACCCGGTGGCGCAGCCGGGACGGCAGCACCTGCTCCAGCTTCGCCAGCGCCCGTACCGATGCCTCCTCGATGCCCTCGATGGCGTGGCCGGCTCCGGCCCGCAGGCCGACGGCGATGGCGACCGCCTCCTCGTCGTCCAGCAGCAGGGGCGGCATGGCGGCCCCGGCGACCAGGCGGTAGCCGCCCACGGCGCCCTTGGTCGCCTCCACCGGGTAGCCGAGATCCCGCAGCCGGTCGATGTCGCGCCGGATCGTGCGCGGGCTGACCGTCAGCCGTTCGGCGAGCTCGCTCCCGGGCCACTCGCGCGGGGTCTGGAGGAGCGAGAGCAGATGCAGAAGTCGTGCCGGAGTGTCCGTCATGTCCCTCAGGATGCCCGTCATCTAGGCCGTGATCTGACCTATATGGCTTCCAGAATGCTCGTATGAGTTCACAGCAGGCACCCAAGCCCGCCGCGACGGGCGCGGCATCGGACCGCAGGCGATGGATCGCCCTCGCCATCGTCATGACCGCGGCGTTCATGGATCTGGTCGACGTCACGATCGTCAACATCGCCATCCCCAGCATCGAGCGCGACCTCGGGGCCTCCTTCGGCGCCATCCAGTGGATCACCGCCGGATACGCGCTCGCCTTCGCCGCCGGCCTGATCACCGGCGGCAGGCTCGGCGACATCTACGGACGCAGGCGCCTGTTCCTGACCGGCATCACCGCGTTCACCGTGGCCTCGGCGCTCTGCGGCTTCGCACCCAACTCGGAGATGCTCGTCGCAGCCCGGCTCCTCCAGGGCGCGTCGGCCGCGCTGATGGTGCCGCAGGTCCTGGCGATCGTGCACGTCACCTTCCCGGCGCACGAACGCGGCAAGGTGTTCGGACTCTTCGGCGCGATCGTCGGCCTCGGCGCCGTCTCCGGACCGCTTCTCGGCGCGCTGCTCACCCAGTGGAACCTCTTCGGCCTCGAATGGCGCCCGATCTTCCTGATCAACCTGCCGGTCGGCGTCGCCGCCCTGATCCTCGGCCGGAAGTACATCACCGAGTCCAAGGCGCCCCGCGCGCTCCGGCTGGACCTGGTCGGCGTCGCCCTGGTGACCCTCGCGCTGCTCATGCTGGTCTACCCGCTCACCCGCGGCCGCGAGCTGGACTGGCCGCTGTGGGGCCACCTCTGCATGGCGGGCAGCGTGCCGGTGTTCGCCGCGTTCGTCGTCTACGAGCGGTACAAGACCCGCAAGGACGGCTCCCCGCTGGTGGAACTGTCGCTGTTCCGGGTGAAGAGCTTCGCCGCCGGCATCGCCGTCCAGCTCACCTTCGGCATGGTGATGGGCATCTTCTTCCTGGTCTGGACGCTCTACATGCAGATCGGCCTCGGCTGGAGCCCGCTCAGGGCCGGTCTGACGGGCGTGCCGTTCTCCGTCGCGGTGTCGGCCGCCGCCGGCATGTCCGTCCAGCTCCTGGTGCCCCGCTTCGGGCGCAAGGTGCTCCAGGCGGGCGCGGCGACGATGGCCGCGGGCATGCTGCTCTACATCTGGGAGGCCGGCCGCTACGGCACCGCGATCCACTCGTGGCAGATGATGCTGCCGCTGGTCGTGATGGGCGTGGGCATGGGTCTGATCGTCGCGCCGCTGACCGACGCGGTGCTCTCGGAAGTGCCCCGGGAGCACGCCGGTTCGGCCTCCGGGCTCATCAACACCACCACGCAGATGGGCAACGCGCTGGGCCTCGGCCTGGTGTCCGTGGTCTTCTTCGGCGTGATCGACGAGGAGAAGCTCGCGCCGAGCGCCATGGGCCAGGCGTTCACCGACGCCTTCCAGAACTCGCTGTGGTGGGTGGTGGCGGTGCTGGGCGTCATCTTCGCGGTGATGTTCGCCCTGCCGGCCAAGCCGAAGCAGCACCTGGAGGCCGGTGCGGCCGACGAGCCGGAGAGCGGCGCCGGGGAAGCGGCCGGGGAGCGGCCCACCGAGCCGGAGCCTGCTCTCGCCCGCTGACCTCGCGCCGGTCGGTCCACCGGCACACCCGCCCGCCCGGCAGGCCCTCGGCCTGCCGGGCGGCGGCGCGTTTCACCGCGGGGTCAGCGCACCCGGGTGCGCAGTTCCATCGCCTCGCGGGCGGCCCGCTCGTCCTCGTAGACCTCGCACATGTGGCGGCCGTCGGGAGTCGCCGTGTGCTCGACCTCCCACAGGCTGGTCTCCGTGCCGTCGATCAGCAGGAAGGCGTGCTCGTAGAGGGTGAAGCCCGCGTCCTTGCCCAGCACGCGGTACTGGCGGCCGAAGACCTGGGTGATGTGGTGGGCGAACGCGGCCCGCAGCCGCCGGCCGGCCTCCTCCCCGGGGCGGTCCTCGTTCTCCGCCCGGCGCAGCACCCGGCGGGCGTGGTCCGCCGAGTCGTCGAGGACGTAGACCGGCGGGAGCGGCGGCGGGGGCGGCCCCATGAGCGAGGTGAGCAGTTCGAGGTCGGCGTCCATGTCGAAGCCGGTGGCGCCGAGGTCGTCGCCGAAGCCCGGGAAGCCCTCGGGCAGCCGGGACGCCGCGAGTCTGGCCTCGGACTCCTCCGCGTACAGCTCGTGCTGGTCGGCGCGGTCGCGCCCGGTGCTGTGCACCAGCTCCCACAGCGTCAGCGAGCCGCCGTCCCGCAGCAGGTAGGCGTGGCGGTACATGGACCGGTGCAGCCCCGCGGTGTGGTGCGAGAAGTGCAGCGAACTCACATGCGCCAGCGCCGAATCGAGACGCTCGACCATCGCGTCGGGCAGATCGAAGGAGTTGAGCGCCCGACCGAGGAGTCGCGCGAGATGAGCCCCGGTCGTCTCGTACGGATCGATGAGATCGTTCAAGAGGTGTCTCCAGGCCGTCGCCACACGTCACTTGCTGATTGCTAAACGTAGCGCTTGGGTCGGACAACGCGGTCAAGGTTCAGGTAAAACGACGGGGGACCCGG
This window contains:
- a CDS encoding dioxygenase family protein; its protein translation is MNATPAAERMPALYLSHGAPPLADDPVWPGQLAAWSAGLPRPTAILVVSAHWEEAPLALGATETVPLVYDFWGFPEHYYRVRYEAPGAPALADSVRKMLRRAGTPVQDVPERGLDHGAYVPLVEMYPDAGIPVLQISMPTLDPVELLDIGRRLAPLRDEGVLIVGSGFFTHNLAALRHGGTPGWSSEFDDWGREALAHADVDALLDFENKAPAGRLAHPRTEHFAPLFVTLGASEGELGTGRSVIDGFWMGLAKRSVQFG
- a CDS encoding helix-turn-helix transcriptional regulator, which codes for MTDTPARLLHLLSLLQTPREWPGSELAERLTVSPRTIRRDIDRLRDLGYPVEATKGAVGGYRLVAGAAMPPLLLDDEEAVAIAVGLRAGAGHAIEGIEEASVRALAKLEQVLPSRLRHRVATLQAATLPLARGDGASIDPHILTAIAGTVTGQERLRFAYRAGDGAETKRLVEPYRLVSTGRRWYLVAFDLQREDWRTFRVDRVTEPFATGARFTPRPAPVGDAAELLGHTMSRQQPEHEIDVTFRAPAPQVAARLPEHLGAPVPAGENACRLRTRSADSVEWLALRLALVDCEFTVHGPPALREHMAGLATRLGRATA
- a CDS encoding MFS transporter — encoded protein: MPKTPDISLPDPSRWKALVFIALAQLMVVLDATIVNIALPTAQQDLGISDGNRQWVITAYALAFGGLLLFGGRIADLWGRKRTFVVGLIGFAAASALGGAATGEAMMLGARALQGAFGALLAPAALSLLAVMFTDAKERAKAFGIYGAIAGGGGAVGLILGGFLTEYLNWRWTFFVNIPFAIVAAVGAYFVIREPAGTRNRASLDIPGVVLSTLGLVALVYGFTRAESAGWSDSLTVGMFVASAVLLLAFVVTEAKVAAPLLPLRVLTERNRGGVYLSLGLAVIAMFGLFLFLTFYLQVVKEYSPVMTGFAFLPMIVGMITGSTQIGARLMTRVPPRLLMAPGFLLAALGMLLLTQLDVNSSYAGLILPAQLMLGLGMGTAFMPAMSLATHGVDPADAGVASAMVNTSQQVGGAIGTALLNTIAASATTSYIASHAAGASDPRVLELQGMVHGFSSAIWWAVGILAASAVIAATFVNTGRPGGGSPVAGSGAGEGAEDEVRIPVVAH
- a CDS encoding MarR family winged helix-turn-helix transcriptional regulator; translation: MNTASIGGSGDEPRWLTADEQRVWRSYLHATTLLEDHLDRQLQRDAGMPHVYYGLLVQLSQAPHRRRRMTELAIDAKITRSRLSHAVARLEKNGWVRREDCPSDRRGQNAVLTDEGFEVLRRTAPGHVEAVRQAIFDRLSPEQVRQLGDIMQVMAEALQPQDTGADLPWLR
- a CDS encoding M6 family metalloprotease domain-containing protein; this translates as MQQPRHRIRSRNGRRSRLGPLAALAALALAGLTTASATLPVSTRASAGPVAAPDTTGLGPCRIASVLGVQMSEGLPTPAGYTRSTGEVSALNLMIDFSDAEGEGAALDRLAEFFPQTSEWFRTSSYGRLAYRPHAPVGDWLRMPKPFAEYGLDRGSPYEPGYRALVEDLVEVADAEVDFSAYDLVNVIVTPNAGPSALDTVLSVTFSGNDEAPHADGVPLANTSFVYSRQDDGSGSYEETGYRVLPHENGHVFGLPDLYTAQGGGAVGHWDIMSEDWGANNDLLGWHKWKLGWLDNDQIRCAAAPGTTEYALTPLAVSGGSKMAIVPLGEDAGYAIEVRTREGNDDAVCEPGVLIYHVRSNVDTGQGPVTVEDSQPDSGGCTRSPNVHAELSDAPFRPGETFTDKKNGVRVLVVGEDEGTYRVRVTRS
- a CDS encoding TetR/AcrR family transcriptional regulator — protein: MGTAATETPRVPRPRADALRNRERIVSAAREMFVEFGPEVPLDEIARRAGVGNATLYRHFPDRQVLVREVVVSVMSRTTEQAERMTAEEADPFTALRRFVHIAADERVGALCPMLSGDFDADHPDLHTGRERLDQAVLSLVERAQSAGRMRADVAVGDLMVALSQLTRPLPGTGCLSMDRFVHRHLQLFLDGLEAPARSELPGAAATLEDLRSTAMTETERG
- a CDS encoding class I adenylate-forming enzyme family protein, translated to MPHPETNDPAYARLTAPGAPFAVERGEDGALEYVSGPRTLREFAETTWAFGERPFLVAESGTLTYGEFFAAASALACRFTEEYGLVPGDRVAIAMRNHPEWQIAFWAAQLAGVVAVPLNAWWTEPELTYALDDCTPRLLLVDGERLPRMDAWRRRRGARCVVFHGDGPRAEGVERYEDFPAPDPYAAPPAVDVAPEADATIIYTSGTTGRPKGAVATQLAQAGATVHPRFHATAAALARGAVPGQGPSPVTLMTFPFFHVAAFTTLYAMMGVGGTLVLMRRWDAERALALVEEHRVTHYSGVPATALQLLDAARRTGAGLETLTHLNTGGAAPPPDLVGRLTAAYGRRIEPRNGYGLTETSGGMLAASGDGYRADPGGVGRPAPAVETRVAGPSGEALPEGEVGELWIRGQGVVRGYWRDPAASAAAFHEGWFRTGDLATARDGRISIVDRLTDMIVRGGENVYCVEVEAALHGHPDVDDCAVLGMPHPELGEEVAAVVRLRPGATAGPGDLREHVGAVLAAFKVPAHVVLRDEPLPRNATGKILKRELRDGFVAQRVDG
- a CDS encoding sigma-70 family RNA polymerase sigma factor → MATRAVARRQAESGGTDRAGSVRAVGGEIADRDLVGMYLDEIARTPLLDAAKEVELSQTIEAGVYARQILDGDVESEAQGATREELEALAEAGERAKDIFIRSNLRLVVAVARRYPRSGLPLLDLIQEGNAGLVRAVEKFDYAKGFKFSTYATWWIRQAITRSIADQSRTIRLPVHLVEELGRIRRVQREFNREHGRDPEAAEVAEELGSTPERVVDVLDWARDPVSLNMGVDDAGETQFGDLLEDTSAVSPEQSVLTLLRSEELDGLIGKLDNRTASIIRMRYGIEDGRERTLTEVGKEHGLTRERIRQIEKHALLELKKMARDTGFDAAA